In Hyalangium minutum, the sequence TCGAGGGCGCGGTGCGCGCGTGGGGAGCCGCCAGCCCGGAGTCAGGCAAGGTCGTGGCACGGGTCGATCAGACGCGCGAGGGCGCTCGCTAACGGCCAGCGCCTCGAGCGCCGTGCTGTGGATGCGCTCCAGCCGGGCCTGCAGCAGTACAGCCCGAGTATGGGATTGCGGAGCTCCCTCTGGCGTGGTGACAACCCTCACCAGGGAGAGGACGGCAGTCACCGGCTCGCAGCCCCTCTCTAGCCCGTGGCGCGCCTCCCTCCTATCCCCAGGCACGCGCAAGCCCTTGGAATCAGGCCGGTCTGCTCGACCCCAGCTTCGTGGCACGAAAGGCGCAATACCCGACTTCAACGAAACACAAGCCCTTCACTGGAGTCACCACCATGCCCCGCCTCGGCGCCGCCTCCTTCAAGAGCACCCCGTCCTTCACGTCCTCGCTGCGTCCCTCCGCCAGCACCTCCACTCCCCGGACGTCCTCCCCGCCGCGCTCGCCCTCTCCCTCGGCCCCGCAGAGCCCCAGCCGCAGAGACAGCTTCGAGACGCGCTCGCCCAAGCAGGAGACGGCGCCCAAGAGCCCCACCCAGCAGGAGGGTGGCGACGGCTGGGAGACGGTGAGCAGCAAGAAGAAGCCTCGCGTCCAGGGGTCGGCGGATCCGGACCGGCAGTTCAAGCAGAGCCTCCAGCAGGTCCACAACAGCCTCGACGCGAGCGTGTCCCGCATGAGCCAGCGGGAGTACGGCGAGGTCAAGGTCCCGCGCAATGGGCTGAAGCGGCTCCATGAGGAGCTGACGAAGCAGTACCACCGGCAGGAGATCCCCGGGACCAACGGCCGGGAGCAGTACTACGTCACCCGCCAGGACTTCTTCAAGAAGGGCGGCGGCTTCAACATCACCGCCCACGACGTCAGCCGGAACGGCAAGGACATCAGCAAGCAGAACGAGCGGACCTCCTGGCTCAACCTGCACGTCGTTCCCTGAGTGCTCCTGTGCCCGGGTCTTCCACGCGCACGGCGCGCGGAGGCAAAACAGAAAGTCCCGTCCGGCAGCACACAAGGCAGGTACCAGGGTGCTGCCGGACAGGCACTTGGGACTACCAGGGGCAGTCCACCACTTCCACGGTGCGGGTGAGGGGCGCGGCGGCATTGCCTCCACTGTCCGTGACGGCATAACGCAGGGTGTACAGGCCCTCAGCCCAGCCGTTCACATCGCCGGTGCGGGAGACGGTAGCGCTCAAGTTCCCGTAACACGCGTCCGTGGCCTCCACTCCTGGATCGACCCACCCGGTGCCGCACGTGTGCACCATGTGCGCCGGTCCGCGGAGCATGAGCGCCGGTGGCGTCCGGTCATCCACGTGCACCGTGCGGATGGCTCCCACCGTGAGCCCGGTGGAGTCCCACGCCAAGTACTGCACGGAGTAGGTGCCCTCGGCCGCGGTGTCCGGTCCCGGCCCGTAAGCATCTTGGCCGGAGTTGTAGCGGTGAACCTCCAGTGGGCTCCCGCATCCGTCCGCGGCGGTCGCGCCCAGGTCGACATACACGTCCTGCCCGCACTCAAGCGTCAGCTCACTGTCGCCGTTGAGACTCAAGGAGAGCGGACCCGAGTCCTCCACCACCTGCACCGTGCGGGGTGCGCCCTGAGCCACGTTGCCCGAGGCATCGCGCACCCGGTAGCTCACTGCGTAGGTGCCAGGGACGCTCGGGTTCAGGCCCACCACCTCCACCCGGTGGGTGAGATCTCCCTGGCACACGTCCGTGGCCACCACACCGGCAGTTGCCGAGCGGCCACAGCCCACCACCAGCGGATCCTCCCCCACGAGGGTGAGGGTGGGCGCCTGGGTATCCACCACCGAGACCTGCGTGGTGCAGGCCGTGGTGTTGCCGCCCACATCCCTGGCCGAGTACGTCACGTCCGTCGTCCCGAGAGGATAGCTGGCCACTCCACCACCGGACTGCTGGGTCAGCTGGCAGCTGTCGGTTGCCACCGCTTGGGGCAGAGAGACGGCCGCGGCGCCCTGGCTGGAGCACTCGGCTGTCACCGCAGCCGGGCATGCGAGACCAGGTGCTTGCGTATCCACCACGCTCACTGGGAACGCGCAACGGGCCTGGTTGCCCTGGGCATCCGTCGCCGTGCACGTCACCGCCGTCGTCCCGTGCGCGAAGCGGCTGCCCGAGGTGGGGGTGCAGGTGACACTGGGGCTCGCCCCACAGTTGTCGGTGGCGCTGGGCGCATAGCTGGCCACAGCCCCGCCCGCGGAGCACTCGAGCGCAGGAGGCTGCGCGCACGTGATCTCGGGAGGCGTCGTGTCCTGCACGGTCACCATGGCCTGGCACGAGGCGCTCTGGCCATGCGCATCCGTGCACGTCAACGTCACCCGGTTCTGGCCCAGGGCATACGGGCAGTCCGGCGTCTGCACGCAGGTGACTTCGCCGCCGTCCGGATCATACGAGCCGTCATTCACGGACGCGCACCCAGCGCACGCACTGCTCGCTCCCACTACCTGGTTAATGCACCGGGCCACGGGCGGACGGTTGACGCAGGCCGCCTCGCCGCACGAGGGACCATCTGCCGGATCATCCCAGACGAGCTGCTGGAAGCCCGTGGCGGGCTCGGGCAGCCCCGCGGTGAAGGCATACACCTGCACGGTGTTGCCGCAGGCCTGGAGCTGCACCGGAATGTGGAAGGGGTAGTCGATGCCACAGTTCTCGCACAGCGTCACTTCGGGCCCGCCGTTGAGCCGGTACCACACGCGGTCGATCTCGGCCGGACGGCTCTTCACCACGCCCGTCACGATCTGCGAGGGACCGGAAGCACACGTCGGCTGGGGCGCGATGAGCACTGTCAGGGGAGGCACCAGCTTCATGCGCTGGCCGCAGCCAAGCGTGAACTGGATGGGCTGGAAGGTGGCCTGGTTGGTGCTGCCGTTGCTGTTGACCAGCATGGCGCCGGGCGTGAGCGTATAAATGCCCTCGGGCAAGGTGAAGCTCACCGAGCCCCGCGTCTGCGCGTAGGTGATGGCCTCGCTCTGCGGAATCCCCACGGCCGCGGGGATGCCCGAGGCCAGTCCCGTGACGGTGTAGTCCGCGGCGAGCCCCCGCCAGTCTGCCCCCCGGAAGCTGCCGGAGATGGCCGCTGTCGGGTTGAAGAAGGGCGTGTCTGCCGTGGAGAACTCGACCTGCACCTCGTTGAAGCAGTACTCGTGGTCCACGCGGTAGCGCTGCCCCGGCTGCAGCGGCGTGCTCGGGGTGTTCTGCTTCTTCTTCAGATCGAGGTACCCGTAGCGGAAGCGCGCCGGATCGTACTGCCCGGGACGGGTGACGAAGTTGTAGCCCTGGGTCCAGAAGCCCAGCCTCAGCAGATCCTGCCGCCAGGGGTGAGGCTCATCGTAGATATAGGGCAGGAGCTGCTCGTAGCCGGAGGACAGCTCTCCCGTCGAGGGAGAGAAGGCTCCAGGGAACGAGGTCGCCGCGCTGGCGGAGGATTGCCCCTCGGCCCGCAGCTGCGTGCTGTACCGAGCCACGGCGTAGAAGTCGGTGTTGTTGGGAATCCCGTCTTGATTCGTGTCGTAATCCGCCTCGAAGTTGAGGGCCTGGAGCGAGCTGTAGGCCCCCGGATGCGCGGTGACGTAAGGGTCCGCCAACCGGATGGCGCCATGGAAGTACGCCGGGTGCATGACGAACGGGTAGCGCGTCTCACCGTTGATCTGCCGGGTCAGCGGCACGGCGGGTCCCGCCACGACGCTGGAGGGGCTCGCGTTGCGCGTCTCGAAGAAGCTGAACTCACGCCCCCGGCGCGCGTAGCCCCTGCCGCGCAAGGAGCTGTAGCTGCCGGGAACCATGTTCGGCAGTGTCCACCAGCGGCTGGGATCCGAGCCGGGGGCTCGCGAGTCCTGAGGGAAGTTCAGGAGGTGGTAGCGCAAGTTGTTGTCAGGTCCGCCGGAGAGGACGATCTGCCGGTATGTCTGGGACGGCTCGCCCACGATGTCCCAGGGGCCGGTCAGGGCCCCGCGCTGTGAGACGCCCGGATCCGGCACGCACACCTGGACGAGCTCGTCACAGCCGACGCTCCAATTCATGTTTTGGAGATAGGAGCGCGTGTCCGTGTATTCGCTCGTTCCCAGCCGGTAGGTGAGCGTGGAGGCCGTGCCGCTCGAGCCTCCCTTCACGTAGGAGAGATAGGCCCCGCTGGGATGGCGGCGCAGCTGCAGCCCGTTCCAATTGACCTGATCCACGGGCACAGCCGTGGCGCACGTCGCGTCCGTTCCGAATCGGAATGCGATGGCCCCCAGGCACTCCGAGAAGTCCAGCTCGGTGGGCAGCGGCTGCTCGCTCCGAGGCCGCACCTGGACGCCCTGGGCCTGAGCGAAGGTATAGAGGCGGTAGTCGTATTGCGCGTTCCACACAAAGCGAGGCAGGACCTCGTAGGTGACGCCGCCAGCCCCACCGGCTCCCGCCTCCACGGACATCTCGAAGCTGAAGCCGCGCAGGTTGAGCTGGCCCGGCAGCTCCGTACGCGCCGTGAACCCGGTGGGACTGGTGCTCGTCGCCGTCACCAACCCGATCCGGTTGGTGTCCGTGTTGAGCAACTGGAGGATCGCCGGGTTCTGGTTGGTGAAGCGCACCTGTCCGCGGATGGTGTTGGGCTCGAGCACCACGCCCCCGGAGCCCTCGTCCAGCATCCCGGACTGCTCCGCCGGAGCCGGTTCCCGGAACGCTTCGGAGCCCGGGTCACACGCCGTGGTGGCTCCACACAGCCACAGCATCAGGGCCCATCCACGCGTGCTTCGTGTCAGGGTAGGTGGAATAAATGCTTGTCTATTCCTGGGTGTCACCGTTCCTCCCGTCTGGATTCACAAGGAGTATGCGTTGACAGAGGGAGTTCGCTGCTTTTCGGCAGTCTTTTCTGGAAACGATCAGGCAACGCGCGGCGGCGCTATGCTGCATCCATGAGAAACATGCGCCTCGGTGTACTGGGCTTCGCGCTGCTCGCGACGGCTTGCTCTACCCTCAGCCTGGACTCTCCGGGCCGGCCCAACAGTGTCACGGCCCTGAAGAGCACCCAGCAGGCTCAGCCCAAGGATCCTCACGACTTCGTGAACGATCCCACCATTGGCAGCACCCCTCCTCCGCCCAGTCCCGAGAAGCCGCTCTGTCGGCTGCAGTGCGGCCCTGGTACGCACTGCGACGCCTCCGGCCTCGTCGAGCGCTGTGTGAGCGACGAGAAGCCGAAGCAGTAGCCACCGCGTGGCGAACGGCCGCATCCCTGGGCGCGCTGATAGGGCGCCCCTATCACCTCCATTGAAACGATGTGTTGGGCAACTCCACAGCGGATCTCTACCGTGAGCAGTGTCACCGCTCGCCCGAACACCTCGCTCCCACTCTCAATCGGAGGATTCCCCATGAAGACCATGACCCAGGACTGGCAGACGCTGGCGACGAACGAGGACGCGCAGGCCCTGACCCGCGTGGCGTTCGAGCACGCGCGGGCGGGGAACACCGGCCGCCTGGCCTGGCTGCTGGCCGCGGGGCTGCCGGTGAACCTCAGCAACGAGCGAGGAGATACCCTGCTGATGGTGGCGAGCTACCACGGGCACCTGCAGACCACCCGGATCCTGCTGGAGAACGAGGCCGATCCGGACCGCGCCAACTGCCATGGACGGATGGCGCTGGCGGGTGCGGCCTTCAAGGGAGATCTGGCCATCGCTCGGCTCCTGCTGGACCATGGCGCCCGGGTGGACGGCACCGCGCGCGATGGCAGAACGGCCCTCATGTACGCGGCCATGTGCGACCAGCTGGAGCTGCTCGAGCTGCTGGTGGCGCGAGGCTCGGAGCCGGCCCTGCAGGATGCCACGGGATGCACGGCGCTGGAGCATGCCCGCAGCACGGGGGCCCGGCGGGCCGTGGAGTGGCTCGAGCAGTTCCCCCAGGCCCACAGCCCTCTGCTGGCGGTGTAGCTCAGCCCTGGCGCAGCACGAGCAGCCGCAGCTCGGTCATGTCCTCGATGGCGTACCTCACGCCCTCGCGCCCCAGCCCTGAGCCCTTCACGCCCCCGTAAGGCATCGTGTCGACGCGGAAGCTCGGCACATCCCCCACGACGACGCCTCCCACCTCCAGCTCGTCCCACGCCTGCATCGCCCGGGTGAGGTCCTGGGTAAAGAGGCCCGCCTGCAGCCCGTAGCGCCCGTCGTTCACCTTCTGGAGCGCCTCCTCGAACGTCCGGAAGGGCTGGAGCAGCACGACGGGACCGAACGCCTCCTCCGCGCACAGCGGCTCGTCCGCAGGCACTCCCTCCAACACCGTGGCCTCCAGCAGTGCGCCTCGCCGCCCTCCTCCCGCCAGCACGCGCGCCCCCCGCGCCACTGCGCTCTGGATCCAGCCCTCCAGCCGCCGCGCGGCGGGCTCGTCAATCATGGGGCCCAGCGTGGTGGCCTCGTCCCGAGGGTCTCCTGCCCGCAGCGATTGAGCCCGCGCCACGAGCCGCTCGCGCAGTGCTTCGTACAGTTCCTCGTGCGCGAGCACCCGCTGCACCGAAATGCAGCTCTGTCCCGCTTGGAAGAAGGCGCCATGCGCGATTCGATCCGCAACGAAGTCCAAGCGCTCTCGTTGGTCGCGGTCCACCACGCAGGCCGCGTTGCCTCCCAGCTCCAGGACCACCTTCTTCCGTCCCGCGCGTGCCTTCAGCTCCCAGCCCACCTTCTCTGAGCCCGTGAACGAGAGCAGCTTCAGCCGGTCATCCTCGATGAACGGCTTGATGTCCTCCAGCCGCGTCGTGAGAACCGAGAAGGCTCCCTCGGGGAGGTCCGTCTCCGCGAGCACCTCGGCCATGAGCGTGGCACTCACCGGCGTACGGTCGGACGGCTTGAGGACGAACGGGCAGCCCGCTGCGATGGCCGGCGCCACCTTGTGCGCCACCAGGTTCAACGGGAAGTTGAACGGCGTGATGAACGAGCACGGCCCCACGGGCACGCGCTGGGTGAAACCCCGGTAGCCCGCCGTGCGCCGCGACACCTCCAGGTTCAGCACCTCGCCCTCGATGCGCACGGCCTCCTCGGCGGCCGCCTTGAACGTCTCGATCAGCCGGGTGACCTCGCCCCGAGCGTCGCGCAGGGGCTTGCCCGCCTCGATGCAGAGCGCGAGCGCAAACTCCTCGGCCCGCTCGCGGAAGCGGCGCACGCAGTGCTCGAGCACCGCCTGCCGGGCGTACGGTGGCATGCGCCGCATCGGGCCCGCCGCGCGCACTGCCGCAGCAATGGCCTCCTCCACGGCGGCCGCGTCCGCGAGCGCCACGTGCGTTACGACTTCGCCCGAGTACTTGTTCGTCACGGCCAGCGCCGCGTTCGGCTGCCGCGAACGGTTGGCCAGGTAATAAGGATAGCGTTCAGCCAGCATGGTGGTCCTCCCCTTCTCTCTTCCGTGCTCGAACCTCAGTGCGCGGCGCCCTGCTCATCCCCCGCCCCGAGCGCTCGCGAGTTGTCCGAGTAGTCGATGGGCAGATCGATGACGTGCACGCCTCCCGACTCCAGGCAGCGCGTGAGCATGGAGCCGAACTCGGAGGCGCTCGTGGGGCGGTGGCCTCGCGCACCGTAGGCCTCCGCGTAGCGGACGAAGTCCGGGTTCCCCAAGGTCATCCCGTAGTCCGGCAGTCCCATCGCCGACTGCTTCCAGCGAATCATCCCATAGCCGTCGTCGCGCACGACAATCACCGTCAGGTCCAGCTTCAGTCGCACCGCCGTCTCGAGTTCCTGCGAGTTCATCATGAACCCACCGTCTCCGCAGACCGCGATCACCTTGCGCTGCGGGTAGACCAGCTTGGCCGCGATGGCCGACGGGAGCCCGGCCCCCATCGTCGCGAGCGCGTTGTCGAGCAGCAGCGTGTTGGGCTTCCGGCACCGGTAGTAACGGGCGAACCAGAGCTTGTACATGCCGTTGTCCAGACAGACGATCCCATCCTCCGGCATGACGCGGCGCACCTCGGACACGAGCCGGACCGGGTGAATCGGGAAGCGCTCATCCTCCGTACCGCGCCCGAGCTGGGTGTACAGCTCCGAGCGGATGCGCTCGAAGGGTGCGAAGTCCCAGTGAGTGCGCGGGCCGACGCCCTCGGCAATGCGCCACACGGCGTTGGCGATGTCTCCGGTCACCTCCACCTGCGGGAAGTACACGGGGTCCACTCCGGCCGACGAGAAGTTCAGGTGGACCACCTTGCGGCGGTTGTCGCGCATGACGAACGGCGGCTTCTCGATGACGTCATGGCCTACGTTGATGATGCAGTCCGAGGCCTCGATGGCCCGGTGGACGAAGTCACCGTCCGAGAGCGCCGCCGTCCCCATCCAGAACGGGTGCGTCTCATCCACCACGCCCTTGCCCATCTGGGTGCTGAAGAAAGGCATTCCCACGTGGCTGACGAAGGCCCGGAGCATGTCCGAGGTCAACTTCCGGTTGGCCCCCGCGCCGATCATCAGCAGCGGCCGCCGGGCCGACGCGATGGCGTCGACCGCCATGGCGATGGAGGCCTCATCCGCCACGGGGCGGCGATGGGCACTGGGCGCGATGGGCGCGGCCTCGATGGTCTCACGGGCGATGTCCTCGGGCAGCTCCAGGTGGGTGGCACCCGGGCGCTCTTCCTCGGCACGGCGGAAGGCCTCGCGCACCGCCGAGGGGATGTGCTCCGCGGAGACGAGCGTGCGGGTGCTCTTGGTGAGCGGCTTCATCATTCCCACGACATCGACGATCTGGAAGTGGCCCTGCTTGCTGGCCTTGATGGGCTTCTGCCCGGTCAGCATCACCATGGGCATGGCACCGAGCTGGGCATACGCCGCGGCGGTGACGAGGTTGGTCGCCCCCGGCCCGAGCGTCGCCAGACACACGCCCGCACGTCCGGTGAGCCGTCCCGAGGTGGCCGCCATGAAGCCCGCTGCCTGCTCGTGCCGGGTGACCACGAAGCGGATGCCCGAGGCTCGCAGCGACTCGAGCATGTCCAGGTTCTCCTCACCGGGGAGACCGAAGACACAACGCACGCCCTCGGCTTCGAGCGCTTTCACGAACAGATCAGACGCCTTCATCGGGATGCCCTCCTCACTCTTGGCTGGAGGAAGATTTACGTTCCGCTGGCGATTCGTACATTCGTTTGTTCCCATGGACCCGATAGATGGTGCCTATGATGGCGCGGATGGAGCTTCGCCACCTCCGCTACTTCTCCGCCGTCGCTGACACGCTGCACTTCGGCCGCGCAGCGCGGCGCGTCCACGTCTCACAGCCCACGCTGTCACAGCAGATCCGCCAGCTCGAGGAGGAGCTCGGCACCCCGCTCTTCGAGCGCGCCCGCACCGGCGTGCGGCTGACCCAGGCAGGCGAGCTGTTCCGCACCTATGCCTCACGGGCCCTGGAGGATGTGGACGCGGGCAAGGTCGCGGTGGGCGCCTTGCGAGGGCTCGCCACGGGAGCGCTGCGGGTAGGCTATCCGCCCAGCATGCGCGGTGTCGTGGTGCCCGCGCTCGCCGCCGTGCTGCGCAAGCACCCGGGACTCGCGCTGAGCGCCGAAGAGGCCGTGGTGCGGCGGGTGGAGCGGCGGCTCGCGGACGGCAAGCTCGACGTGGGCCTGGCCTATGCCCCCGCGCGATTGCCGGACCTCGACGCGGAGCCCATCTTCGACAGCCGGCTCGCGCTCGTTGTGGGGCGAGGACATCCGCTGGCGGACACGGAGACCGTGGGGGCCAGGCAGCTGGCAGACCTGCCGTTTGCCCTGCTCTCGCGTGGGCTGCGAGTACGATTGCGCGTGGATGCGTACTTCGCCGCCTTGCGAATCGCGCCACACATCGCGCTCGAGTCGAACGCCGTGGGCACCGTGCTCGCCATCGTGCGCGCGGGGCTCGCTGTCACCGTGCTCCCGGAGCCGCGCCTCGCGGACGCCGAGCGCTTGCTGGTGAAGCGGCTGTCACCGGCTCCACGCTCTGAGCTCGCGGCGCTCCTGTGGCGCAAGGGCGCACCGCGCACCCCCGCGGCCGAGCTGTTTGCCGCGGAGGTGCGCGCACGGGCGAAGGAGGATGGGAGCTGAGTCAGGGAGCCCCTTCCGCGCCAGCGCGTGTGAGCGTCACGGCCTCGGGCGTGCCTTCCGGCCAGCGCCAGAGCACCATCCGCTGGCCTGGAGTGTCACAGAGCTCGATGCGCCGGCCTCCCGGATGCCGGAAGTAGAGCGAGCGGGTCCCCTTGAAGCCCGAGTCCGCCGGTAGCTCCTGGGAGGGGACCACTTCCCGGTCCACCCGCCAGTGCCGCACCACGGGTTTCTCTCGCAAGTGGCGGTGCACCTCCAAGACCAGGCTGTCCACGCCCACCACGCTCCAGTCGAGCATGAGCTCCTTGCCGAACTGCCGCCGCTCGCTGAGCAGCGGATAGGCACGGCCTCCCACGTAGGCTGTCGCGTCGACCTTGGCCCCATTCAGGGAGTCGAGGAAGGCCACCTCCATGCGGACGGTCCCTTTCGGCACCTGGAACGCGTACACCATGCGCCCGAGCTGCCGCTCGTGGGCTCCCCGGTACGTGTCCGGTGGATCCACCTGCGAGAGGAGCGTGGGCTCTCCGGCTCGGAACTGCTCGAGGCCTTCAGGGGCCGCGAGCGCGGGGGCCTCTGCGGGCAGCTCCACCCGCTTCCACCCCGCGGTCTGATCCGAGGGGACATAGCAAGGGCCCGTAGG encodes:
- a CDS encoding DUF5011 domain-containing protein codes for the protein MLWLCGATTACDPGSEAFREPAPAEQSGMLDEGSGGVVLEPNTIRGQVRFTNQNPAILQLLNTDTNRIGLVTATSTSPTGFTARTELPGQLNLRGFSFEMSVEAGAGGAGGVTYEVLPRFVWNAQYDYRLYTFAQAQGVQVRPRSEQPLPTELDFSECLGAIAFRFGTDATCATAVPVDQVNWNGLQLRRHPSGAYLSYVKGGSSGTASTLTYRLGTSEYTDTRSYLQNMNWSVGCDELVQVCVPDPGVSQRGALTGPWDIVGEPSQTYRQIVLSGGPDNNLRYHLLNFPQDSRAPGSDPSRWWTLPNMVPGSYSSLRGRGYARRGREFSFFETRNASPSSVVAGPAVPLTRQINGETRYPFVMHPAYFHGAIRLADPYVTAHPGAYSSLQALNFEADYDTNQDGIPNNTDFYAVARYSTQLRAEGQSSASAATSFPGAFSPSTGELSSGYEQLLPYIYDEPHPWRQDLLRLGFWTQGYNFVTRPGQYDPARFRYGYLDLKKKQNTPSTPLQPGQRYRVDHEYCFNEVQVEFSTADTPFFNPTAAISGSFRGADWRGLAADYTVTGLASGIPAAVGIPQSEAITYAQTRGSVSFTLPEGIYTLTPGAMLVNSNGSTNQATFQPIQFTLGCGQRMKLVPPLTVLIAPQPTCASGPSQIVTGVVKSRPAEIDRVWYRLNGGPEVTLCENCGIDYPFHIPVQLQACGNTVQVYAFTAGLPEPATGFQQLVWDDPADGPSCGEAACVNRPPVARCINQVVGASSACAGCASVNDGSYDPDGGEVTCVQTPDCPYALGQNRVTLTCTDAHGQSASCQAMVTVQDTTPPEITCAQPPALECSAGGAVASYAPSATDNCGASPSVTCTPTSGSRFAHGTTAVTCTATDAQGNQARCAFPVSVVDTQAPGLACPAAVTAECSSQGAAAVSLPQAVATDSCQLTQQSGGGVASYPLGTTDVTYSARDVGGNTTACTTQVSVVDTQAPTLTLVGEDPLVVGCGRSATAGVVATDVCQGDLTHRVEVVGLNPSVPGTYAVSYRVRDASGNVAQGAPRTVQVVEDSGPLSLSLNGDSELTLECGQDVYVDLGATAADGCGSPLEVHRYNSGQDAYGPGPDTAAEGTYSVQYLAWDSTGLTVGAIRTVHVDDRTPPALMLRGPAHMVHTCGTGWVDPGVEATDACYGNLSATVSRTGDVNGWAEGLYTLRYAVTDSGGNAAAPLTRTVEVVDCPW
- a CDS encoding ankyrin repeat domain-containing protein, which translates into the protein MKTMTQDWQTLATNEDAQALTRVAFEHARAGNTGRLAWLLAAGLPVNLSNERGDTLLMVASYHGHLQTTRILLENEADPDRANCHGRMALAGAAFKGDLAIARLLLDHGARVDGTARDGRTALMYAAMCDQLELLELLVARGSEPALQDATGCTALEHARSTGARRAVEWLEQFPQAHSPLLAV
- a CDS encoding aldehyde dehydrogenase family protein produces the protein MLAERYPYYLANRSRQPNAALAVTNKYSGEVVTHVALADAAAVEEAIAAAVRAAGPMRRMPPYARQAVLEHCVRRFRERAEEFALALCIEAGKPLRDARGEVTRLIETFKAAAEEAVRIEGEVLNLEVSRRTAGYRGFTQRVPVGPCSFITPFNFPLNLVAHKVAPAIAAGCPFVLKPSDRTPVSATLMAEVLAETDLPEGAFSVLTTRLEDIKPFIEDDRLKLLSFTGSEKVGWELKARAGRKKVVLELGGNAACVVDRDQRERLDFVADRIAHGAFFQAGQSCISVQRVLAHEELYEALRERLVARAQSLRAGDPRDEATTLGPMIDEPAARRLEGWIQSAVARGARVLAGGGRRGALLEATVLEGVPADEPLCAEEAFGPVVLLQPFRTFEEALQKVNDGRYGLQAGLFTQDLTRAMQAWDELEVGGVVVGDVPSFRVDTMPYGGVKGSGLGREGVRYAIEDMTELRLLVLRQG
- a CDS encoding acetolactate synthase large subunit; protein product: MKASDLFVKALEAEGVRCVFGLPGEENLDMLESLRASGIRFVVTRHEQAAGFMAATSGRLTGRAGVCLATLGPGATNLVTAAAYAQLGAMPMVMLTGQKPIKASKQGHFQIVDVVGMMKPLTKSTRTLVSAEHIPSAVREAFRRAEEERPGATHLELPEDIARETIEAAPIAPSAHRRPVADEASIAMAVDAIASARRPLLMIGAGANRKLTSDMLRAFVSHVGMPFFSTQMGKGVVDETHPFWMGTAALSDGDFVHRAIEASDCIINVGHDVIEKPPFVMRDNRRKVVHLNFSSAGVDPVYFPQVEVTGDIANAVWRIAEGVGPRTHWDFAPFERIRSELYTQLGRGTEDERFPIHPVRLVSEVRRVMPEDGIVCLDNGMYKLWFARYYRCRKPNTLLLDNALATMGAGLPSAIAAKLVYPQRKVIAVCGDGGFMMNSQELETAVRLKLDLTVIVVRDDGYGMIRWKQSAMGLPDYGMTLGNPDFVRYAEAYGARGHRPTSASEFGSMLTRCLESGGVHVIDLPIDYSDNSRALGAGDEQGAAH
- a CDS encoding LysR substrate-binding domain-containing protein, with the translated sequence MELRHLRYFSAVADTLHFGRAARRVHVSQPTLSQQIRQLEEELGTPLFERARTGVRLTQAGELFRTYASRALEDVDAGKVAVGALRGLATGALRVGYPPSMRGVVVPALAAVLRKHPGLALSAEEAVVRRVERRLADGKLDVGLAYAPARLPDLDAEPIFDSRLALVVGRGHPLADTETVGARQLADLPFALLSRGLRVRLRVDAYFAALRIAPHIALESNAVGTVLAIVRAGLAVTVLPEPRLADAERLLVKRLSPAPRSELAALLWRKGAPRTPAAELFAAEVRARAKEDGS